A single genomic interval of Camelina sativa cultivar DH55 chromosome 11, Cs, whole genome shotgun sequence harbors:
- the LOC104722795 gene encoding putative lipid-binding protein AIR1B: MASKNMMKNTIALVLTINLVFFGFTVAQAPPPQAQTCPRDIQACVNVLGLSVFINPRSVSQCCTLVAGLNASVASVCLCNAVRINILNLVDVSLRLGQLLNTCGVNPPTGFRCA, encoded by the coding sequence ATGGCTTCAAAGAACATGATGAAAAACACGATAGCTCTCGTCCTCACCATCAACCTCGTCTTCTTTGGCTTCACCGTGGCCCAGGCTCCACCACCTCAAGCTCAGACGTGTCCCAGAGACATTCAAGCTTGTGTCAACGTGCTTGGCCTCAGCGTGTTCATCAATCCTCGAAGTGTAAGCCAATGCTGCACTCTCGTGGCTGGGCTTAACGCCTCTGTGGCCTCTGTATGCCTCTGCAATGCCGTTAGAATCAATATCCTCAATCTAGTGGACGTCAGTCTGAGACTTGGTCAGCTTCTTAATACCTGCGGTGTCAATCCCCCAACTGGTTTCAGATGCGCTTAA
- the LOC104727838 gene encoding glycine-rich cell wall structural protein gives MILGEILRRGALTDSQRQASASASDRLRMREQHGCALPNPRKPSIILRIVPHIRSFTPILGHVPRGGGGGGVLGGGINGVCGGGDSGGVGRDIGGARGGSIGGGTAGASEGEIDGVLGRDIGGASEGEVGVGFGGDCGGARGDEIGEVLGGGIGGARGGEFGGLLCGETSGASGRDVGDFFGGDIGGVCGREFGGLVGGEIGVVCGEVLGGILGEGTGGVRGGEIGGNTGDARGGSIGREINGASIGEIGVVLGGDIGGIGGVCGGKFGGEIEGVRGGVVGIFLGGGPSGVRGGEVGELLGGDKDGVREGLVGGVLGVDGVGGVRGRGCPSVWPKKRMMSAKTKARDAFVHFLSIFSMEICPQRRIMYGYW, from the exons ATGATATTAGGAGAGATACTGCGACGTGGAGCTCTCACTGATTCACAAAGGCAAGCAAGTGCGTCAGCATCAGACAGATTACGAATGAGAGAACAACATGGTTGTGCCCTTCCAAATCCTAGGAAACCATCAATAATACTTAGAATAGTGCCACATATTCGTAGTTTCACACCAATCCTTGGGCATGTGCCACGCGGGGGAGGCGGTGGTGGAGTTCTCGGAGGAGGTATTAATGGTGTCTGTGGAGGAGGCGATAGTGGAGGCGTTGGTAGAGACATTGGAGGTGCACGCGGAGGAAGCATTGGTGGAGGAACTGCTGGTGCAAGTGAAGGAGAAATTGATGGAGTTCTTGGCAGAGACATTGGTGGTGCAAGCGAAGGAGAAGTTGGTGTAGGCTTTGGCGGAGATTGTGGTGGTGCACGTGGCGATGAGATTGGTGAAGTTCTTGGAGGAGGCATTGGTGGTGCCCGTGGAGGAGAATTTGGTGGACTCCTTTGTGGAGAAACTAGTGGTGCAAGCGGGAGAGACGTTGGTGATTTTTTTGGTGGAGACATTGGTGGTGTTTGTGGAAGAGAATTTGGTGGACTCGTTGGAGGAGAAATTGGTGTTGTCTGTGGGGAAGTGCTTGGGGGAATCCTTGGAGAAGGAACTGGTGGTGTCCGTGGAGGAGAAATTGGTGGAAACACTGGAGATGCACGTGGAGGAAGCATTGGTAGAGAAATTAATGGTGCAAGCATAGGAGAAATTGGTGTAGTTCTTGGTGGAGACATTGGTG GCATTGGTGGTGTTTGTGGAGGAAAATTTGGTGGAGAGATCGAAGGCGTTCGTGGAGGAGTGGTTGGGATATTTCTAGGAGGAGGACCTAGTGGTGTACGCGGAGGAGAAGTTGGTGAACTCCTTGGAGGAGACAAAGATGGTGTACGCGAAGGATTAGTTGGTGGAGTTCTTGGGGTTGATGGTGTAGGTGGTGTGCGGGGACGAGGCTGCCCTTCGGTGTGGCCtaagaagaggatgatgagcGCAAAGACAAAAGCTAGGGATGCTTTCGTACATTTTTTATCCATTTTTTCGATGGAGATATGTCCTCAACGGAGGATTATGTATGGATACTGGTGA
- the LOC104722796 gene encoding putative lipid-binding protein AIR1B: MASHSSTTISLVIILISLAEADLLSSPSPTMGDNFGTCPRDPLQLRICANVLGLANVTAGDTRARSCCTAVNGLADVQVADCLCFIFRPLPLVFGIDKAVREIFFACNMVFPIGFQCPPATVTTP, translated from the coding sequence atggccTCACACAGCTCAACCACCATTTCCCtcgtcatcatcctcatcaGCCTCGCAGAAGCAGACCTACTCAGCTCGCCTTCACCAACAATGGGCGACAACTTTGGTACTTGTCCCAGAGACCCATTGCAACTACGCATATGTGCTAACGTCCTTGGCCTAGCCAATGTCACAGCTGGAGACACCAGAGCACGATCATGTTGCACTGCCGTCAATGGCCTCGCTGATGTTCAAGTAGCCGATTGTCTCTGCTTTATCTTCAGGCCACTCCCTTTGGTTTTCGGTATCGATAAGGCCGTTAGAGAAATCTTTTTTGCTTGCAATATGGTTTTTCCTATTGGTTTTCAGTGTCCACCAGCAACAGTAACTACCCCTTAA
- the LOC109127159 gene encoding uncharacterized protein At4g04775-like — translation MSNVSSNSTESSLQGRGRAIGVPKRCWCGEGIISLISKSDSNPYRRYYRCQFVVANKLRNDEHTFKWVDEAFVNEIDTLNAKNADLEKQLKEIRTERFEFEKMVYEKMEKEIFEKVEDGLSEAKASHKKIMIVLVFFCMIMIGLTKLLG, via the exons ATGAGTAATGTATCATCCAATTCCACTGAATCTAGTTTGCAGGGAAGAGGAAGGGCTATCGGTGTGCCAAAGAGATGTTGGTGCGGAGAAGGAATCATATCTTTGATATCGAAGTCTGATTCCAACCCTTACAGGAGATATTATCGGTGTCAATTTGTCGTAGCTAATAAG CTTAGGAATGATGAACACACTTTCAAATGGGTTGATGAGGCATTTGTCAATGAGATAGACACATTGAATGCAAAGAATGCTGACCTTGAGAAGCAGCTGAAAGAGATCAGAACAGAGAGgtttgagtttgagaagatggtctatgagaagatggagaaggagatatTTGAGAAGGTTGAAGATGGTTTGTCTGAAGCCAAAGCAAGCCATAAGAAAATCATGATTGTCTTAGTCTTCTTTTGTATGATCATGATTGGTCTCACTAAGCTACTAGGTTGA